A genomic window from Exiguobacterium acetylicum DSM 20416 includes:
- a CDS encoding NAD kinase, which translates to MRFAITARDDERSHALKQQLEQALTDRGCILDVSQPEIVVSIGGDGTMLQAFHSYLDQVETITLVGIHTGHLGFYADWRPEEMDELIDHIAKQDLATVQYPLLELSIDYADGSHNQLLALNECTIKSFNQTLVCDLSIRGDYFETFRGDGLCVSTPSGSTAYNKALGGAIVHPALEAIQITEMASINNRVYRTIGSPMLLPKHHDVEIRPVNPIDFQMTYDHYASIIHQNVTSIRCRVSDKKVKFARFRSFPFWQRVRESFLADERR; encoded by the coding sequence GATCTCATGCGCTGAAACAGCAACTCGAGCAGGCATTGACGGATCGAGGATGTATTCTTGATGTCAGCCAGCCGGAAATCGTCGTCTCGATCGGTGGAGACGGAACGATGTTACAGGCGTTTCATTCGTATCTCGATCAAGTAGAGACGATCACGCTTGTTGGGATTCATACGGGGCATCTTGGTTTTTATGCGGATTGGCGCCCTGAAGAAATGGATGAACTGATTGATCATATCGCGAAGCAGGATTTGGCGACGGTTCAATACCCATTGCTTGAACTCTCGATTGATTATGCGGATGGTTCACACAACCAACTGCTTGCCTTGAATGAATGTACGATTAAAAGTTTTAATCAGACGCTCGTTTGCGATTTATCGATTCGAGGCGACTACTTCGAGACATTCCGAGGGGACGGGTTGTGTGTATCGACACCGTCTGGTTCGACAGCTTACAATAAGGCACTCGGCGGAGCGATCGTTCACCCGGCGCTCGAAGCAATTCAAATTACAGAGATGGCTTCCATCAACAATCGTGTCTACCGGACGATCGGCTCACCGATGTTGCTACCGAAACATCATGATGTCGAAATTCGTCCCGTCAATCCGATTGATTTTCAGATGACCTATGACCACTATGCTTCGATCATTCATCAAAACGTGACATCGATTCGGTGCCGGGTCTCTGATAAAAAAGTGAAATTTGCTCGTTTTCGTTCTTTCCCGTTCTGGCAACGGGTGCGGGAATCTTTCCTGGCAGACGAAAGACGTTAA
- a CDS encoding RluA family pseudouridine synthase yields the protein MNGFQLQQMVTDIENGWRVSHFCTTRLGISRKMLVSIKNHGDITRNGQHVNVHDVLHAGDHVHIFFPEETPAPDMVATEGELDILFEDDWLLVVNKPPGMASIPSRLHPERSLSNYVLGYYRKQGIPYAIHIVNRLDRDTSGLVLFAKHGLAHHRMSLMQRSNELERHYLAYAPGNVPVQTIDQPIGQTDHSFMERMVRPDGQRAITHILNSRLVRAFDQEISLLDIRLETGRTHQIRVHLAFLGHPLIGDTMYQGNPLLPRQALHSASATFLHPATGERVRFEAPLPEDLRLE from the coding sequence ATGAATGGATTTCAGCTACAACAGATGGTGACTGACATCGAGAATGGCTGGCGTGTCAGTCATTTTTGTACGACCCGCTTAGGAATTTCACGAAAAATGTTAGTATCGATTAAAAATCATGGGGATATCACGCGTAATGGTCAGCATGTTAACGTCCACGACGTCTTACACGCGGGTGATCATGTCCATATCTTCTTCCCGGAAGAGACACCAGCACCGGATATGGTGGCGACAGAAGGGGAACTTGATATTTTGTTTGAAGACGATTGGTTACTCGTCGTCAATAAACCGCCAGGCATGGCATCGATCCCGTCACGATTGCATCCAGAACGCTCATTATCGAACTATGTCCTTGGTTATTACCGAAAACAAGGAATTCCGTATGCGATCCATATCGTTAATCGGCTCGATCGTGATACGAGTGGTCTTGTCTTGTTCGCGAAACATGGGCTTGCCCATCACCGGATGAGTCTTATGCAACGATCCAATGAATTAGAACGACATTATTTAGCGTATGCACCCGGAAACGTACCGGTACAAACGATTGATCAACCGATTGGTCAAACCGATCATTCTTTCATGGAACGGATGGTACGACCAGATGGTCAACGAGCCATTACGCATATCTTAAATAGCCGTCTAGTTCGAGCCTTTGACCAAGAAATCTCATTACTCGATATCCGACTAGAGACGGGTCGGACACACCAAATTCGTGTCCACCTTGCTTTTCTTGGGCATCCTTTGATTGGCGATACGATGTATCAAGGAAACCCGTTGCTGCCGCGTCAGGCGCTCCATAGTGCGTCAGCAACGTTCCTTCATCCTGCGACGGGAGAACGGGTTCGTTTTGAAGCACCACTTCCTGAGGATCTCCGACTGGAATGA